A section of the Methanocellales archaeon genome encodes:
- a CDS encoding AAA family ATPase — protein sequence MSLRDDLRTSIFKVIEKDPLAGFYASREIKDQILTVLVAGRHLLLEGPPGTGKTTLAKVISGLLPEMQVIKGCQFNCSPEKPSCHHCKNLAEIESETITDRFVRIQGSPEILPEDLVGDIDPVNAFKYGIDHPLTYRPGKIQKAHRKILFIDEINRMPEKVQNTFLQVLEEGRTTIAGFDIELEVDTLLIATANPEEYAGTERLSANLLDRFECVKIDYPSIEDEIRILKKYANPPFSIDIDTYNKITNISKNLREGGQFSVRGTISVLEQAAAHAMIHGKDIIDRSDMRVALQNSLKSRYGDEDIDATIERVLR from the coding sequence ATGAGCCTACGAGATGATCTCAGGACATCGATATTTAAAGTGATTGAGAAGGATCCACTTGCTGGTTTTTATGCTTCAAGGGAAATAAAGGACCAGATTTTAACGGTTCTTGTGGCTGGCAGGCACCTCTTGCTAGAGGGACCACCTGGAACAGGTAAGACTACCTTGGCAAAAGTCATATCTGGGCTATTGCCTGAGATGCAAGTGATAAAGGGATGTCAGTTCAATTGCTCCCCAGAAAAGCCTTCATGCCACCATTGTAAAAACCTAGCGGAAATCGAGTCCGAGACGATTACAGATAGGTTCGTTCGAATACAAGGCTCACCAGAGATATTGCCGGAGGACTTGGTCGGAGATATCGATCCTGTCAACGCATTCAAGTATGGAATCGATCATCCCCTAACTTATCGTCCAGGAAAGATTCAGAAGGCACACCGAAAGATACTGTTCATCGACGAAATAAATCGAATGCCAGAGAAAGTGCAGAACACATTCCTGCAAGTCCTTGAGGAAGGCAGGACGACGATTGCGGGGTTCGACATTGAGTTGGAGGTAGATACACTATTGATTGCCACGGCTAATCCAGAGGAATATGCTGGCACGGAGCGGCTTTCTGCCAATCTCCTAGATCGTTTCGAGTGCGTAAAAATTGATTATCCTTCCATAGAAGATGAAATCAGGATACTAAAAAAGTATGCAAACCCACCTTTTTCAATAGATATAGATACATACAACAAAATCACCAACATTTCAAAAAATCTTCGTGAGGGGGGACAATTCAGCGTCCGCGGGACTATATCGGTTTTGGAGCAGGCCGCAGCACATGCCATGATTCATGGGAAAGATATCATAGATAGAAGCGATATGCGAGTTGCACTCCAGAACTCGTTGAAATCAAGATATGGGGATGAAGATATTGACGCCACAATCGAAAGAGTTCTTAGATGA
- a CDS encoding VWA domain-containing protein, producing MKILTPQSKEFLDDVIVHLIYKIRQHPHVISGPSVRGTTSLRLLLHARGRLKNDVTSEDLLDCALIALPHRMVALRDPSSIVTEIISGREPKFDKSVILADLKNMAIPKVVDFDFWHQGSKKKARVVRASNLLLELLDLVDRENILLFSFNSDMDIQTRQFIEWLIDVGVVSKTENEIIIKKSFFLNLSNFLPSRFKLSDLLGERGYPVNYRGNPFREISVRHTLRKLASLKKKTSDMEKKHLIVRPRSEDKKDIILCMDNSHSMSGKMLLAKAIALNLIKTRGRHQLGIVAFGNRGYLILEPTHDEGALVDEVIRIGTFGKTNMLDGLKASRKALKGDNKHIILISDGCSNIGSEEELLQMTREIAMATRISTICIGDSNLMKEIARMGRGRYHNIDPNTLRNK from the coding sequence ATGAAGATATTGACGCCACAATCGAAAGAGTTCTTAGATGATGTGATAGTGCATCTAATATATAAAATACGACAACATCCGCACGTCATCTCTGGCCCGAGTGTTCGGGGAACTACTTCTTTAAGGCTACTGTTACATGCTAGAGGAAGGCTAAAGAACGATGTGACATCAGAAGATCTGCTGGATTGCGCATTGATCGCATTGCCACATCGTATGGTGGCCTTAAGGGACCCCAGCTCGATTGTGACAGAGATTATCAGCGGTAGAGAGCCAAAGTTTGATAAAAGCGTCATTCTTGCGGACCTAAAAAACATGGCGATACCAAAGGTGGTCGATTTTGATTTTTGGCATCAAGGATCGAAAAAGAAAGCGCGAGTCGTCAGAGCTTCTAACCTCCTTCTGGAGCTATTGGATTTAGTTGACAGAGAGAACATTCTGTTGTTCAGCTTCAACTCAGATATGGACATACAGACCAGACAGTTCATAGAATGGTTGATCGACGTTGGTGTGGTATCCAAAACCGAGAACGAGATTATAATAAAAAAATCGTTCTTTCTAAATCTATCGAATTTCTTGCCGTCTCGGTTCAAGCTGTCGGATCTGTTGGGTGAAAGAGGCTATCCTGTCAACTACAGGGGCAATCCGTTTAGGGAGATATCTGTTAGACACACGTTGCGGAAATTGGCGTCCCTAAAAAAGAAGACCTCGGATATGGAGAAGAAACATCTTATAGTGAGACCTAGGTCCGAGGATAAAAAGGACATCATACTATGTATGGACAACAGCCATTCGATGTCTGGAAAAATGCTACTTGCTAAGGCGATCGCCCTCAACCTGATCAAGACGAGGGGTCGGCACCAATTGGGCATCGTGGCGTTTGGTAATCGTGGATACTTAATTCTTGAACCAACACACGATGAGGGTGCGTTGGTCGATGAGGTAATAAGGATTGGCACCTTTGGAAAGACCAACATGCTGGATGGCTTGAAAGCTTCCAGGAAAGCTTTGAAAGGTGACAACAAGCACATAATATTGATTTCTGATGGGTGCTCAAATATCGGGTCAGAGGAGGAATTGCTACAAATGACCCGCGAGATTGCGATGGCTACGAGAATATCTACGATATGTATCGGTGATAGCAACCTGATGAAAGAGATAGCGCGAATGGGCCGGGGCAGATATCATAATATCGATCCTAACACTTTAAGGAATAAGTAG
- a CDS encoding MTH1187 family thiamine-binding protein produces MGHYMVVAELSIIPLGKEVGISKYVKAALEALKSADVKYEAGAMSTTIEAKNLAELFDAVEKAHEAVFRMGAKRVITTLKIDDRRDKVMSIASKLGAIR; encoded by the coding sequence ATGGGGCATTATATGGTTGTAGCAGAGTTAAGCATAATCCCTTTAGGCAAAGAAGTGGGCATAAGCAAATATGTAAAGGCTGCGCTGGAAGCGTTGAAAAGTGCTGACGTGAAATATGAGGCAGGAGCGATGTCCACTACCATTGAGGCTAAAAATTTGGCCGAGCTATTCGATGCTGTGGAGAAGGCTCATGAGGCTGTTTTCAGGATGGGGGCGAAAAGAGTTATCACCACGTTAAAGATAGACGATAGGCGGGATAAGGTGATGAGCATAGCCTCAAAGTTAGGGGCAATCAGATGA
- a CDS encoding class I SAM-dependent methyltransferase yields the protein MTFDEIASEYDAWYQTPLGAYANRLEKELIFELAEQKPGEIVLDVGCGTGNYSIELARMCLKVVGIDTSVNMLKIAREKAEKGELDITFVLGTAESLPFNDDQFDMILLVTTFEFLDPEKAIVEMKRVLKKDGRIILGVLNKWSLWAFERRMKSLFNKTIFDNARFYSTLELKRFFGNMECKTTLFAPPNTPSFLLKYLERFEGTLSTVFKPFGAFIVCRFLSS from the coding sequence ATGACCTTTGATGAAATAGCAAGCGAGTATGACGCTTGGTACCAAACACCCTTGGGGGCTTATGCCAACAGGTTGGAGAAGGAGTTAATATTCGAACTTGCGGAGCAGAAGCCAGGAGAAATAGTTTTAGATGTTGGCTGTGGTACTGGAAACTATTCGATAGAGCTTGCACGTATGTGTTTGAAAGTTGTGGGCATAGATACCTCAGTGAACATGTTGAAGATTGCGAGAGAGAAGGCAGAGAAAGGAGAATTAGACATAACGTTTGTCCTCGGTACTGCCGAGAGCTTGCCGTTCAACGATGATCAGTTCGATATGATCTTATTGGTGACCACATTTGAATTTCTAGATCCAGAAAAGGCAATTGTTGAGATGAAACGGGTTTTAAAAAAAGATGGTAGAATCATCCTTGGAGTATTGAATAAATGGAGCTTGTGGGCTTTTGAAAGGCGAATGAAATCGCTATTTAATAAAACCATCTTTGACAATGCCAGATTTTATAGTACCTTGGAGCTCAAGCGATTTTTTGGCAATATGGAATGCAAAACGACGCTATTTGCTCCGCCCAATACGCCCAGTTTTTTGCTGAAATATCTTGAGAGGTTTGAAGGGACGCTATCCACGGTTTTTAAACCTTTTGGTGCATTTATCGTCTGTCGATTCTTGTCCTCTTAA
- a CDS encoding cytochrome c biogenesis CcdA family protein — MTDLSPLIAFSAGVVSISSPCVLPLIPAIMAYSTGKGRFRPLSIVLGVSLSFTIMGVAASALGMAFIGYVYYMKVIAGIVIIFLGLYMLSEKLEQKVLELRSRMPIRFNYSAPSGSGGFTLGLSLGIVWIPCVGPILGAILSMVAVSGSIPYGALLLFIYSLGLGAPMLIIAYSSAFSSKRLSILVRYNAILKRIAGIVLIVVGLYMMPI, encoded by the coding sequence ATGACTGATCTATCGCCTTTGATTGCATTTTCTGCTGGAGTTGTAAGCATATCTTCACCATGCGTACTTCCACTAATTCCGGCGATAATGGCCTACTCGACTGGAAAAGGGCGATTTAGACCATTGTCGATCGTCTTGGGAGTGTCTCTGTCATTTACCATCATGGGCGTGGCAGCGTCTGCGTTGGGCATGGCATTCATCGGCTATGTTTACTACATGAAAGTCATTGCTGGAATCGTTATCATTTTTCTGGGATTATACATGCTATCTGAAAAGCTGGAACAGAAAGTCTTAGAGCTTAGAAGCAGGATGCCCATAAGATTCAATTATTCTGCACCATCAGGGAGCGGGGGATTTACCCTTGGACTATCGCTAGGCATCGTGTGGATACCCTGTGTAGGGCCGATACTTGGCGCCATACTATCGATGGTCGCAGTGAGTGGCAGCATTCCCTATGGTGCCTTACTGTTATTCATCTATTCACTTGGATTAGGGGCTCCAATGCTAATCATCGCCTATTCTTCGGCATTTTCGTCTAAACGTCTCAGCATATTAGTGCGGTATAACGCCATCTTGAAACGCATCGCTGGGATTGTATTAATTGTAGTGGGGCTGTATATGATGCCCATATAA
- a CDS encoding TlpA disulfide reductase family protein yields the protein MISTASLGCVDTEPKVTLTPSPAPRPTQSTTPIPTPTLKPTQSTTPIPTPSTTPIPTPSTTPIPTPTLKPTPSTTPTSTTKLPLAPDFELIDATSGDLIRLSDYRGKVVLLDFFATWCGACKFTIDNDLVQLYEQYEDQVIFLSIDVKEPKIAPKELQTFAEEHEMGWPILMGSSSTVDRSYNVWILPTICLIDEDGAIRYFHLGSPGAKILKSEIDSLLY from the coding sequence TTGATATCCACAGCATCTTTGGGATGTGTGGACACCGAGCCGAAAGTAACATTAACACCGTCTCCTGCACCCAGGCCCACACAGTCTACTACACCAATACCTACCCCTACACTTAAACCCACACAGTCTACTACACCAATACCCACACCATCTACTACACCAATACCCACACCGTCTACTACGCCAATACCTACCCCTACACTTAAACCCACACCGTCTACTACGCCAACATCGACAACTAAGCTTCCCCTAGCACCCGATTTCGAGCTAATAGATGCAACAAGTGGCGACTTGATCAGACTCAGCGATTATAGGGGCAAGGTGGTCCTTTTGGACTTTTTTGCGACTTGGTGTGGAGCGTGCAAATTCACGATCGACAATGATTTAGTGCAGCTGTATGAGCAATATGAAGATCAGGTCATATTCCTCTCCATCGACGTTAAGGAGCCTAAAATAGCTCCTAAGGAGCTGCAGACTTTCGCAGAAGAACATGAAATGGGATGGCCAATACTGATGGGCTCCTCCTCGACCGTTGACAGGAGTTATAACGTATGGATTCTACCAACCATATGTCTCATCGATGAGGATGGAGCGATCAGATACTTTCATCTGGGATCTCCTGGGGCCAAAATCCTCAAAAGCGAGATAGACAGCTTGTTATACTAA